AAGCGGACAATAAATCCATTTCCAGCTAGTTAATCAATCTGCAGATAGTCAGTAACATTACCTCCATGCCGCCGATAGAGGCCGCACTTATCAACCGGAGGATTCATCATGCTGGCTATCCGTAAAGCGACCGACCGTGGCCATGCCGACCATGGCTGGCTCAACTCCTTTCACACCTTCTCGTTCGCCAGCTACAACAACCCGAAGGAGCGTGGCTTCTCCGACCTGCTGGTGATCAACGACGACACCGTGGCCGCTGGCCAGGGTTTCGGCGAGCACCCGCACCGCAACATGGAGATCTTCTCCTACGTGCTGCAAGGCGCCCTGGAGCACAAGGACAGCCTGGGCACCGGCTCGGTGATCCGCCCTGGCGACGTGCAACTGATGAGCGCCGGTAGCGGTGTGTCGCACAGCGAATTCAACCACTCGCGTAGCGAGCCGGTGCACTTCCTGCAGATCTGGATCGTGCCGAGCGAACGCCAGGCCGAGCCGCGCTACCAGCAGGAGCACTTCAGCGAGGCGCAAAAACGCGGTCGCCTGCAGCTGATCATCTCGCCGGATGGCGCCGATGGTTCGCTGAGCGTGCGCCAGAATGCGCGGGTGTATGCCGGGCTATTCGACGGTGCCGAGCAGGCGCATCTGCAACTGGACGATGACCGCTACGCCTACGTTCACGTGGCCAGCGGCAGCGTCCAGCTCAACGGCGAGCAGTTGCAGGCCGGCGATGGCGTAAGGCTGCGCGACGTGCGCGACCTGCACCTGAGCAAAGGCCAGCAGGCCGAGGTGCTGGTCTTCGACCTGCGCCCCAACGAGCTGCCCTCGTTGTACTGATGGCTGCGTGAGCGAGGCGAACCAGGGATTACAGGGTTCGCCTCGCTCTATATCAGGCTACGGGGCTGTGCGGCGCCTGTCGCCAGCCCCTAGGCGCTTATATACGCCTGCCTTAGAATGAGCCTCCGCCGCCCGCCGGCCATCTGCTCAGTCGAAAATTCCATGCGCTGGTTGCTCGCCTTTACCCTCTTCTCGCTGGCCCTCGCCGGCCAAGCCGCCACCGCGCCCGCCGCTCCCGTGGCCACCGTCGACAAGGTATTGGTGGAAAAGTCCCAGCGCCGGCTGCAACTGATCAGCGGGGCAAGACGCTCAAGTCCTATCGCATCTCCCTGGGCAAACAGCCGCTCGGCGCCAAGCTGCGCGAGGGCGACCTGCGCACGCCGGAAGGTTTCTACTGGATCGACTGGCGGCGCAAGAGCGAGAAGTACAACCTGTCCATGCACATCTCCTACCCCAACGCCCGTGACCAGGCCCAAGCCAAGGCCGCCGGGGTGAAACCGGGCAGCATGATCATGATCCACGGCACGCCGCTGGACGACGAATACCCCGAGTGGTTCTTCCATACCCTGGACTGGACCGAAGGCTGCATCGCCATGAAGAACGCCGACATGCGCGAGGTCTGGGCGCTGGTTAAAGACGGCACGCTGATCGAGATTCGCCCCTGACGGCCTGTTGAGCTGGCGTGATTACCAACGGATAGTGCGCGCCACCTCGGTGCCGCCCGGCGCCAGCCATTGCCCACTGACCAGCAGCGGTTGCAGCGCCGCGCCAGGCTCGACGCGCCCCGTCAACCTGGCCTGCCGGGCGAGCAGATCGGCCGCCAGGTCGGCATGGTGCTGACCGGCCAAACTCAGCTGCCCTGCCAGTTTCCAGCCGGTGCTGCAATCCAGCGCCAGGCGCGCCTGGCCCAATTCCAGCTGCCAGGGCGCCTGCAGCGCCAGCCCATCACCCTGCAACTGGCCCTCGGCTGAGCGGCAACGCGACGCGCTGCCGCTCAGCACGATACGGCCCTGCCACTGCCCCGCCAGGCGGTAATCGGTCGCCAGCGTATGAGGATCGCTGACCGGCTGTAGCGAGGCCTGCCAGGCCCAAGGCCACCCGGCCACCTGCAACTGCCAGCGCTGCCCCTGGTAACCGGCGCTCGCCTGGGCCCTGGCTCGCCAGGGTTGCCATTGCCAACGCAGCGGCCCCAAGTCCCCCAGGCGCTCGGCCTGCCCCTGCCAGAGACTGCCGCTGATGCCGGCCAGCGGTACCGGCAGGGGCGCCAACAGCCAGCGGGCGGGCAGCTCGACCAGCAGGGTCAGGGCGAATACCAGCAGCGCCCACAGCCACGCGCGCCGGCTCATCGCTGCAGGGCCAGTTCGAAGTGCAGCGCCGACTCCTCACGGCGCAGGCTCCAGCGCAACAGCTGGGCGCCCTCCCGCTCCAGCTGCAGGAGCCAGTCCTGCAACACGCGCTCATCCTTGAGCCGCCCCCGTACCAGCCAGTGCGCGGTGTCCGGCTCCAGGGTGTCGATGCGGATGGCGCGGGCCTTGGCAGCCTGCTGCAGGTCCTCGGCGCTCAGCGTCCTGTCGGCCCGCAGGGCCAGGCTCGCGCCTGCCAGCGCCTGCCATTGGCCAAAGGCCTGCCAGCGCTGCTGGCCTTCACGCCAGGCCAGCAGCGCCAGCAGTACGGCGATGATTGCCACCGCCAGCAGGCGTAGGCCGCGGTGTTCGAGATTCAGGCTCATTAGGCGCCTCCGAGGTCGAAAGTCAGATCGAGTTCGTCGCCGGCCTGGCTCACCTGTACCGCCACGCCAATAGCGCCCGCCATCGCCTGCCAGGCTGAATCGTCGATGGCTTCATGGCCCTGCAGGCGCAGGGCCCAGCGCTGCCCATCGAACTGGGCAGCGCTCAATTGCCAGCCGGCGTTGGCACGCAACCAGCCATCGAGCTCGGTCTGCAGATGCTGCAGTTGCCGCAGGCGCAGCTGCCGCTCGTCCGCGCCCAGACGCTGCTGCTTGACCCGCTGCGCGGCTTCGCGCAGTGAAGCGACCGGGCCGACCACGGCTTCCACCTGCGCCTGATAGACGCCCTGCTGCCGCCATTGCTGGCTGGCCCACAGCCCCGCCCAGAGCACGGCCAGAGCCAGGCAGGCAGCCGGCAGGCGCCACAGGCCAGGGCTGAGTGCGCGCGCCTGGCGCTTCGCCCGGCGCCGTTCGAACAGGCTGGGCAGGTCATCCAGCGCGGCGAGCGGCTCGGGCCAGGCGCCCTCGAGCCTGTGGATCTCCAGCTCGCCCCAGATACCGGCAGGCGCCGCCGCCTGCAGCTCGACCGGCCAGGCCAGCCAGTGCTGGCGCGCCTCGGCGCTGCTACCGACGAACAGACTCGCCCCGCCCTCCTGGCGCCAGCACCAGGCGGCGCCGGGAGCTGGCACCGGCAACAGCTGGAACTGCGCCCAGCAGCGCTGCACATCGAGCTGCCACTCGGCGCATTGCGCCAGCCAACCGTCGAGCAGCGCCTGCTCGATGTAGACCAGCCTCATCCAGCCGGGCTCGCGGGCCAGGCAGCCGCAGGCCAGTTCCTCGGCGCTCTGCAGCAGGCGATCCTCGAGCAGCAACGGCCACTCGTGACGCTTCAGCCCCGGGGGCGCCGCCACCTGAAAGTGGCTGCACCGCTCCCCCGGCAGCACCAGCGCCACCCGTGCACCCGGTATTGCCGGCGGCGTTCCCGAACCTGAGGCCGGCACGCGGCCCTGCTCGACCCGAGCCCACTGCCAGGCCTCGCCATGGCTGCCCGGGCGCAGCAGCAACCAGGGCCGTGCCGCACGGCGACGCCAAGGCTCAAGTTTCATGAACGGCCCCACGGCAGGGCGAAGGTACAGACATAGGGGGCTCCATCACGCTGAAACGTCAGGCGCACGCCCCTGTCCGGGCGCAACCTGTCCGTCGATGGCCAGGCCAGCCAGCGGCTGTCCTGGCGAAAACTGAAAGTCACCGATTCGACCCGGTCCAGCTGCTCGCGCAGGGTCCACGCCGGGGCGCCTGCGGCGTACAGATCACCGGAGGTGTACAGCAGCAGGCGCTGGCTGCGGCGCTCGTATCCCAGACGCTGGCGCTGCAGGCGGGCGCCGCCTTCGGCGCTCGGCCAGGCGCCGAGCGCCACCCACTGCAGTTGCAGCTCGTCCGGCTGCCAGTCCAGCCAGTTCAAGGCCAGCGGCAAGCGGCGCTCATGCAGCTGACGCAGCACGGTGGTATCGAAACGACGCTCCAGGGCCAGGCAGAAATCCAGTACCGGGATACCTGGCGCGCCCTGGGACAGGCGCTCGCGCACATTGATCCAGCCATTGACCAGGGCGGCCAGCAGCACGCCCAGCAAGGCCGTCAGCGCCAGGGCGACCAGCAGTTCGATCAGGGTCAAGCCGCCCTGCCTGGCGTTCATGGGCGCACCAGAAACAGCTGATACAACCCCAGCGACTCGCGGCGCTCGCCATCGGCGAACAGGCTCAGCTCGGCACGCCGCAGGTTGCGTACCCCGGTGCCCTGCATCTGCAGTTGCCAATGACAGCTGCCGTGGCCCTGGGCGAGCACCCCGGCGAGGCTGTTCTGCGCCGGCCAGAGTTGCTCGACCGCAAAACGTGCTTCCAGCTCACGGGCACACAACGCCCCGAGCTGATGCTGCTGAACGCTCTGCTGTACGGCCAGGCGCTGGCGCAGCACCTGGCTGGTCATGACCGCCAGCACGGCGGCGATACCGAGGGCGACCGTCACCTCGAGCAGGGTGAACCCGCGCTGGCGCTTCATGGCAACGACGTCCGCTGCAAGCGCCCGGCGCTTTCCCACTGCCACTGTTCGCCGCCATCGGGCCAGTGCCAGCGCAATGCCTGCGCACGCCCGACACCGTTTGGCGTGAACACCAGACGCGGCTCACCGGCAGCCGGCCAGTCAGGCCTCAGCAGCGCCGGCCATTCGCCCAGCGCGACCGCCTCGACCTGCCAGCGCAGCCCCTCCCGATCGCGCACCTGGCGCACGAACTCGGGGCGCTGGCCGTTCCAGCGCAGGCCATGAATCTGCCCGGCGTGCAACGCCTCGGCGGCCTGGGCGCGGCTGGCGGCGGCAAGGCGCTCCAGGGCCTGCTGCGCCGGCGCCTCACCGCTGTCGAGCCAGGCCACGCTGAGGCTGGTCAGCAGGCCGGCGATAAACAGCACGACCAGCAACTCCAGCAGGCTGAACCCGCGCTGCTCGGACACCCTTCAGAGCTCCCCGCCACTTAGAGTGGACGACGCTTTACCCGCCCACCGCTCACGATCGCAATGGTGGACAAAAAGAGCGTTGTCCACCCTACGGATTACGATCGCAACGGTGGACAACAGCGTTGTCCGCCCTACGCAAGTGCCTGCCACCTTGTCGCAACTCCCGCCCATGGCAGCGTCTCAGAGTTCCCAGTTGCCCAGGTCGGCATCGATGCCCTCGCCGCCCGCGACGCCATCGGCGCCCAGCGAGTAGACATCGACCCGACCATGCTGGCCCGGGCTGCGGTATTGATAAGGCTGGCCCCAGGGATCCTCGGGCAAGCGGCGGATATAGCCGTCGGCACGCCAGGCACGCGGCAGCGGCTCGACGGTCGGCTTGGCCACCAGTGCCGACAGCCCTTGCTCGTTGCTGGGGAAGCGCAGGTTGTCGAGGCGGTACATGTCCAGGGCCTGCTCGAAGGTGGACAGGTCGGCCATCACCTTCTGCTTCATGGCCTTGTCCTGGCTGCCCAGCACGCTGGGTGCGACCACGGCGATCAACAGCCCCATGATGAAGATCACCACCATGATTTCCATCAGGGTGAAGCCCCGCTGGGTGAAACGATTGCTGCGCATGATGGCGCTCCTCCTTACAGTGTCAGGCCCTGGTTGAGCTGCATGATCGGCAGCAGCACGGCCATTACGATGAACAGCACCACGCCGCCCATCACCAGAATCATCAGGGGTTCGAACAGTGCCATGGCGGTGTCCACCTGGCGGGCGAAGCCACGCTCCTGGTTGTCCGCCACGCGTTCGAGCATGTCCGGCAGGGTGCCGCTGGCCTCGCCACTGGCCACCATGTTCAGCAGCAACGGCGGGAAATGGCCGCTGGCCTCCAGCGCCCGATGCAGGCTGACGCCGCCCTTCACCTCATTGCCGACCCGCTCCAGGGCCAGACGGATGCGCCGGTTATTGACCGTGGCGGTGGCCACCTGCAGGGCCTCGAGCAGGGGCACGCCGCTGCCGACCAGAATCGCCAGGCTGCGTGACAGCCGTGCGCTTTCCAGCACCTGCAGGAGCACACCGACCTGGGGCAGGCGCAGCAGCAGATCATCGCGGCGCAGGCACCAGTGCGGTTTGCGCAGCAGTAATTTGCCGAGCAACCCCGCCAGCAGCGCCGCCCCCAGCAGCCAGGGGCCGAGCAGCACCAGCGCGTTGCTGATGCCGATCAGCAGCGTGGTGATCCACGGCAGGCTCTGCCCGGCATGGGCGAACTGCTCGGTAAGCTTGGGCACCACGAAGGTCATCAGGCCGATCACCACGGCCAGGGACACCCCCATCAGCACGGCCGGGTAGATCAGCGCGGTGCGCGCCTTGTGCTGCTGGCGTTGCACCTGCTCCAGGTGCTCGGCCAGGCGTTCGAGCACCTGGGCCAGGCGGCCGGAGCGCTCCCCGGCCTCGACCAGCGCGCAATACAGGGCCGAGAACACCCCGCCCTGGCGGGCCAGGCTGCGGGCCAGGCCGACGCCCTCGGCCAGCGAGCCGCGTACCGCCACCAGCAGGCTGCGCAGGGCGGGCTGGACCAGCTGCCGCTCCAGGGTGCCCAAGGCGTCAACCAGCGGAATGCCAGCGCCGGTAAGGGTCGCCAGTTGCCGGGTCAGCTCGCACAGCTGGGCGCGGCTGACCCGCTGGCGGCGCGGTTGGCGGCTTTGCGGGTCGTGACGGTGCAGCTCACGGGCGAACAGCCCGTTTTCGCGCAGCAACTGCCGGGCATGGCGCTCGCTGTCCGCCTGCAGGCTGGCCTTGTGCGCCTTGCCGGCCAGGTCGACGGCCTGATAGCGATAGGTCGGCATGCTCAGCCCTGCACCGCGCGCAGCACTTCGGCCAGGCTGGTGTCGCCGCGGCCCAGGCAATCGCAGGCCATGGCCGCCAGGCTCTGCCGACGCTCCTCGAGGTAGGCGTGCATGCTCACCTCGCTGGCGCCGCTGTACAGCAGCGCGATCAGCCCGTCGTCCAGCTCGATGAATTCGTACAGCCCCAGGCGCCCCTGATAACCGCTGCCCTGGCACTGCGCGCAGCCCACCGGATGAAAGCTGTGGTCGAGGCCGGCCAGCTCAGGCAGCAGCTGCCGCTCGGCGGCCTGCAGGGGGCGCCGCTCGGCGCAATTGCACAGGCGACGAACCAGGCGCTGGGCGAGCACGCCGCGCAGGCAGGAGGCGATCAGGAAGGGCTCGATACCCATGTCGCGCAGCCGGGTCACCGCGCCCACGGCGCTGTTGGTATGCAGCGTCGACAGCACCAGGTGCCCGGTAAGGCTGGCCTGCACGGCGATCTGCGCGGTTTCCCGGTCACGGATTTCGCCAAGCATGATCACGTCCGGGTCCTGGCGCAGGATCGCCCGCAGGCCACTGGCGAAGGTCAGCCCGGCACGCGGGTTGATGGCGGTCTGGCCGATGCCGGTGATGGCGTATTCCACCGGGTCTTCGACGGTGAGGATATTGCGGCTGCCATCGTTGAGGCTGTTGAGACTGGCATACAGCGTGGTGGTCTTGCCCGAGCCGGTCGGCCCGGTGCTCAGCACGATGCCGTTGGGGCGGCCCAGGCAGGCGCGCAGGCCCTGCTCCACCGCAGAGGGCATGCCCAGGTTGGGCAGCGCCAGCAGGCTGGCCTGCTTGTCCAGCACGCGCATCACCACCCGCTCGCCGTGGATGCCCGGCAGGGTGGAGACCCGCACGTCGACCTCACGGCCGGCGGCGCGCAGGGTGATGCGGCCGTCCTGGGGCTGACGCTTTTCGGCGATGTCCAGGCGCGCCATGACCTTGATGCGCGACACCAGCATCGCCGACAGCGCCCGTGGCGGGCGCAGCACCTCGCTCAGGTGGCCGTCGATGCGCAGGCGCACCACCAGGCTCTGCTCGAAGGTCTCGATATGGATATCCGAGGCCTGCAATTGCAGGGCCTGGGCGAACAGGCCGTTGATCAGGCGGATCACCGGCGCCTCGTCATCGCTCTCCAGCAGGTCCTCGATGCGCGGCATGTCGTTCATCAAACTGTCGAGATCGACCTGCTCGCCGATGCCCTCGATCAGCGCCGCATTCGCCCCCTCGCCGGCCTGGTACAGCTGGCCCAGGCGCTGTTCGAACTCGCTGCGTGGCAAGCGACACACCGAAGCCGGTGCACCCTCGACGCGCAACAGCTCCTGCAACTGGTCGGTGTCGGCGTCCTCGCACAGCCACAGGCTCCAGCTGCCCTCGCCGGGCACCCAGGCCAGGCCGGCCTGCCGGGCCAGGCGATAGGGCAACAGGCCCATTACCAGGCGCCCCCATCGAGGCGCGCGCGGCTGGCCGGGAACAGCTGCTGCAGCCCGGCGTCGCCGTCCAGCGCCGGCAACTCCAGCGCCGTCTCGCGCTGCAGGTTCTGGTATTTATCGGCACTGAAGCTGGCGATGCTCGGCCCGTCACGCAGGATGCGCGGGCGGATGAACACCATCAGGTTCTGTTTGACGCCGCTCTTGCCGGTCGAGCGGAACAGCCGGCCGAGGCCGGGTATGTCGCCGAGCAGGGGCACCTTCTGGTCGGTATTGCTGGTTTCATCGCTGATCAGCCCACCGAGAATGATCAGGCCGTTGTCCTCGACCATGACCTTGGTCTTGATCTCGCGCTTGTTGGTGATCACGTCGCTGGCCGAGGCGAAGTCGGCAATCGACGACACCTCCTGGACGATGTCCAGGCGCACGCTGTTGTCGATATTGATCTGCGGCTTGATGCGCAACTTCACGCCGACCTCGCGGCGCTCGATGGTCTGGTACGGGTTGCTGTTGTTCTGGGTCACCGAGCCGGTGACGAAGGGCACTTCCTGGCCAACCAGAATCGACGCCTCGGCGTTGTCCAGGGTCAGCAGGGTCGGGGTGGACAGCAGGTTGAAGCCGCTCTTGCTCTTCAGCGCATTGAGCAGCACGGCGAAATTGAAGCCACCGCCGAAATGACCGATGCCGGCGGTCGCGCCGTTGACACCCGACAGCAGCTCGCCGAGGGCGGCGTTGTCGCCACTGGCCGCCGCACCGGCGATGCTGGCGATATTCGCGCCACCAGCGCTGAAGTTGACCACCCCGGCGCCGAGTTTCTCGTCGGCGAACAGCCACTGCACGCCCAGCTCCTCGGCGCGGGAATCGGAAACCTCGGCGATGATTGCCTCGACCACCACCTGGGCGCGGCGGATGTCCAGTTGCTCGACGATCGAGCGGTAGGCCGCCAGTTCGCTGTCCGGGCCGACCATCACCACCGCGTTGGTGCCCTCCTCGTATTCCAGGCGCACCCCGGAATCGCTGATCGGCAGGCGCGCGACCTGGGCGCCCTCCGCGCCCTCGCCGGGGGCCTGGGGCGCCTCCTGGCTGAGACCGCGCAGCACCTTGACCACCTCGGCGGCGTTGGCATGGCGCAGGTAGATCACCTGGGTATTGGAGGCGCGCAACTCGCCGCCCGGTCGATCCAGCTGGGTCAGCAGGGCGCGCACCCGCTCACGGCTGTCGGCACTGCCGCGGACCAGCAGGGCGTTGCTGCGCGGGTCGGCGATCACCTGGGCGCCGTCGGCGCCCTTGTCGCTGGCCAGCAGGCGAGTGATCAGCGCGCTGGTATCGGCGGCGCTGGCGTGCTGCAGGGGCATCACCTGCAGCGGCTCGTCGCTGACCTGATCGAGTTCGGCGAGCAGGCGGTCGATACGCCCCAGGTTGCTGCGCCAGTCGGTGACCACCAGCAGGTTGGCGGCAGGGTACGGGGTGATGACCCCGACCCGCGGATCGATCAGCGGCTTGATGATGCCGAGCAACTGCTCGCTGGCGGCATTGCGCACGCTGAACACCCGGGTGGCGATACCGTCGCCGGCGGCCGGCTGCCCGCCGCTGGGGTCCACGGGCACCGGTTCCAGGCGCGCGGCCTGGTCAGGCAGAATCTTCACGCTGCCGTTGGGCAGGTTGACCGCGGCGAAGCCCTGGGCACGCAGTTGCGCCAGAAAGATGTCGTAGATGGCTTCGCTGTCATGGCGCTCGACGGTGCGCACGGTGACCTTGCCCTTGACCCGCGGGTCGACGATAAAGGTGGTGCCGGTGATCTGCGACACGCTGTCGATGAACTCGCTGAGCTCGGTGTCGACGAAATTCACCTCGTACAGCGGCGACTCGGCGACCGGCAGGTCCAGCAGCTCATCGGCCAGAATCTGGGTAGCGCCCAGGGCCAGCAGCGCGGCCAGGCAGTAGCGAACAATCATCTCTTATCCTTGCCGCTTGAAGCCGGTCACGGCAGGCCGTGGCGGCCAGGGCAGGCGCTCGCGCCGCCCCTGGTTATCGAAAATCAGCCCCGTGTCGTCGATGTCCTGCAGCACGATGCCGGGGGCGAGGCGTTGCCCGCGGCGGTAGCTGCGTACCTGCTGCTCGTAGCGCAGCACCACCACCGTGGCGCCCAGCGGCTGCGCGCGCAGCCCGCCCAGGTACTGGACCGGCAGCCGGGTCAGCGGCACTGCACCGTCGTCGGCCTGCAGCTGCCAGTGGCCAACCAACAGGCCGGGCGGCGCGGCCACCTCGACGGCGGCGGCACGGGCCGGTTGCGGCTCACGGCTGAGCAGCAGCACGCACTGCGCCGCCAGCCAGGCCCCGAGGGTCAGCCACAGGCCGTTCCACAGGCGCGGCGCGCTGATCAACTGATGCCTCTGGGGTGCCAGCCGGGATGGCCCTGCACGTAGCGCACGCTGGGCAGCTGCAGGGCCGGCAATTGCCAGTCGGCCGGCTGCCTGCTCAGCCAGGTTTCCACGCGCTGCCAGAGGGGTTCACCGCGGGCATCGGCGCTCAGGGAAACGCTGCGACACAGGCCGTCGAGCGGCGCCAGGCCGGAAACCCGCTTGCCGCCCGGGCTGTAGTTGACCTGCCAGGCCTGCCCCTGCCAGCGCGGCAGGTCCTGGCTGTTGTCGAGCAGCAGGGGGTCGCCGAACAGCTGGTCGGCGGCGTTCTCCAGCACGCTTTCCAGCGGCTTCACCGGCGCCTCGACCACGGCGGCCGGATAGCCGCCGGTCAGGCTGATCAGCTGTTCGCGGGTAATCGCCTGGCCAGCGGCCAGGGGGCTGTCGTAACGCAGGCCGGGCAACAACACCTGCATCCGGCCGTCATCGGAGAGGGCCTGATGCAGCAGGCGGTCCCAGCTGCCACCGCGGGTGTCGCGCCGCCACAGCGCCTGTGGCGCCCTGGCCAGGGGCTGATCGAGCCAGGCGGCGTGGGGCGCGCGCTGGCTCTGCAAGTGGCTGCGCAAGTTTGCTGCATAGGCCTGGCCGGCCGGGGAAAGCAGTTGCTCGAAGGCGGGGTGAAAACGGGCGACGAAGGTCCATCGCCCGGCCTGGCGCTGGCAACCGATATGAAAGGCACCGCTGGCCCGGCAGCCGCCGAGCACCACCGGCACCCGCCTGCCGCTGCTCTGCAGCACCTCGATCGGCGTTGGCCAGAAATCCTGCCCGCGGGCACACAACAGCAGGTCGGTATCGCCCAACCGTTCGGCCAGCCAGAGGCCGGGCCCGGTGCCCACGTCGGCAAGGGCGATGACCAGATCGGCCTGGCCACGCGCCGCCTTGAAGGCTGGCAGCAGCGATTGGTACCACTGTTTCAAGGAAGCCTTCTGATCCCCGGCATAGGGGTCGGTGATGCCTACCACGGCAATTCGCAGGCCAGCACGGCGGATCAGGGTGAAGGGTTGCACCCCCAGGGCCTGGGCCTGATCCTCGGCCAGGCTGGCACCCAGCACCGGCCGAGCGAACTGTCGATAGAGACCGGCGCAGCGCTGTGGCCACAGCAGCCGCTCATCGCTGCTGACCCGCACCTCGCTGCCCAGCAGTTGGCTACCCTGGGCGCCACTCTCGCCCTGGGTCAGATAGGCCAGCCCGCTGCCGTTCCAGCCCTGGCCGTTCTCCAGGGTCAGGCAGCGCCCGGCGCCGTGGCGCTGGCGCAGTTCTTCCAGCACGGCGCCCAGCACCGCGTAGCCACCGATGCTGACGGCCTCGGCCAGGTGCGCATCAAGCAGCGGGTTGAGTTCGCTGCGCGCCTGGTGGGCATGGCTGCCGCTGAGCCAGGGCGCGCGCCCGAGGTGGGAAACCGGCCCCAGCCGGGTCGCCGGCACCACCGGCTGACCGGGCTGGCGGGCATCCAGGGTATCGGCGATATAAAGCAATTCCAGTTCCGATTGCCCGGCCGACCGTGGGGTCGCGAAGCCCGAGCAGGCGCTGAGCAGCGGTGCCATCGCGCCGATGCCCATCCAGCCCATCACTTCCCGTCTGCCGATGTCTGTCATCGCCCCGCTCGCCTCACCTTTATGCATGGTCGGGGCGGGATACTGGGCAGCTTATGTGACAGTTTAATGGCGGTTATTCGACAGCCCTACCGCTAGTCTGAATTGAAAAAACCAGATAAATCAGAAAGCTAGCGTCATAAAGCTTTCAATAGCCATTAACAGAACTGCCAAAAAATCATCACACACGGTCTCTACAGTCCCGGTTTCCTCAAGCCGCTTCACCAGAAAAAGGACATGACCTGATGAGTCGAGATACCGGCGATAACCTGGACCGCAATAGCAGTGGCAACCTGCCCATGGCATCGGTTCTGGACGCGTACCTGAGCCGCCGCAGCGTGATGCGTGGAGGCCTGGGCGCGGCAATCGCGATGATCGCAGGCACCGGCCTCACCGGCTGTTTCGACAGCGGCGGCTCCAGCAACGACAGCGCCCCCAGCGAGCCACCCGCCGAACCGAACCTGGCCCTCGGCTTCCAGTCCATCGCCGGCTCGCGTACCGATGCCTGCGTGGTGGCTGCCGGTTACAGCGCCTACGTGCTGGCCCCCTGGGGCACGCCGTTCAACTCCCTGGCCGCCCCCTGGAAAGACGATGGCAGCAACACCGCCACCGACCAGGAAAACTCGGCCGGCATGCACCATGACGGCATGCACTTCTTCCCCATCAACGGCAGTTCCGAAGATGGCCTGCTGGCGGTCAACTACGAATACATCGACGAAGATGCCCTGCACCCCAATGGCCCGACCACCGTCAACGGCCGACGCCCGGCCGAGGAAGTGCGCAAGGAAATCAACGCCCATGGCGCCGGTGTCATTCGCATCAGCAAGGTCAACGGCCGTTGGCAGGTGGTCGATAACGACCCCCTGAACCGCCGCTTCACTACCGCCACCGTGATGGACATCTCCGGCCCGCTGAGTGGCACCGACCACCTGAAGACCAAGTTCTCGCCGACCGGTACCCAGACCCGCGGCACCAACAACAACTGCGGCAACGGTTACACGCCGTGGGGCACCTACCTGACCTGTGAAGAGAACTGGCCGTCGATCTTCATCAACACCGGCACCCGCCCTGCCGACCAGTCGCGTATCGGTATCGGCACCAGCACCGGTCGCTATGGCTGGGAAACCGCCGCCGGGGATGCCTCGGAACAAAACGACGAATTCACCCGCTTCAACATCACCCCAAGTGGCGCGTCGGCCACCGATGACTATCGCAACGAAGCCAGCACCTACGGCTACATCGTCGAGATCGACCCCTTCGATGCCAGCACCCGCGCCGTGAAGCGCACTGCACTGGGCCGCTTCCGCCACGAAGGCTGCTGGCCGGCGCTACCGGTGGTCGGCAAACCGGTGGTGTTCTACAGCGGCGACGACTCGAACAACGAGTACCTGTACAAGTACGTGTCCAACGCCCTGTGGGAGGCCG
Above is a genomic segment from Pseudomonas argentinensis containing:
- a CDS encoding pirin family protein, with the protein product MLAIRKATDRGHADHGWLNSFHTFSFASYNNPKERGFSDLLVINDDTVAAGQGFGEHPHRNMEIFSYVLQGALEHKDSLGTGSVIRPGDVQLMSAGSGVSHSEFNHSRSEPVHFLQIWIVPSERQAEPRYQQEHFSEAQKRGRLQLIISPDGADGSLSVRQNARVYAGLFDGAEQAHLQLDDDRYAYVHVASGSVQLNGEQLQAGDGVRLRDVRDLHLSKGQQAEVLVFDLRPNELPSLY
- a CDS encoding general secretion pathway protein GspN, which codes for MSRRAWLWALLVFALTLLVELPARWLLAPLPVPLAGISGSLWQGQAERLGDLGPLRWQWQPWRARAQASAGYQGQRWQLQVAGWPWAWQASLQPVSDPHTLATDYRLAGQWQGRIVLSGSASRCRSAEGQLQGDGLALQAPWQLELGQARLALDCSTGWKLAGQLSLAGQHHADLAADLLARQARLTGRVEPGAALQPLLVSGQWLAPGGTEVARTIRW
- the gspM gene encoding type II secretion system protein GspM, coding for MSLNLEHRGLRLLAVAIIAVLLALLAWREGQQRWQAFGQWQALAGASLALRADRTLSAEDLQQAAKARAIRIDTLEPDTAHWLVRGRLKDERVLQDWLLQLEREGAQLLRWSLRREESALHFELALQR
- a CDS encoding GspL/Epsl periplasmic domain-containing protein, with protein sequence MKLEPWRRRAARPWLLLRPGSHGEAWQWARVEQGRVPASGSGTPPAIPGARVALVLPGERCSHFQVAAPPGLKRHEWPLLLEDRLLQSAEELACGCLAREPGWMRLVYIEQALLDGWLAQCAEWQLDVQRCWAQFQLLPVPAPGAAWCWRQEGGASLFVGSSAEARQHWLAWPVELQAAAPAGIWGELEIHRLEGAWPEPLAALDDLPSLFERRRAKRQARALSPGLWRLPAACLALAVLWAGLWASQQWRQQGVYQAQVEAVVGPVASLREAAQRVKQQRLGADERQLRLRQLQHLQTELDGWLRANAGWQLSAAQFDGQRWALRLQGHEAIDDSAWQAMAGAIGVAVQVSQAGDELDLTFDLGGA
- a CDS encoding prepilin-type N-terminal cleavage/methylation domain-containing protein; this encodes MNARQGGLTLIELLVALALTALLGVLLAALVNGWINVRERLSQGAPGIPVLDFCLALERRFDTTVLRQLHERRLPLALNWLDWQPDELQLQWVALGAWPSAEGGARLQRQRLGYERRSQRLLLYTSGDLYAAGAPAWTLREQLDRVESVTFSFRQDSRWLAWPSTDRLRPDRGVRLTFQRDGAPYVCTFALPWGRS
- a CDS encoding type II secretion system protein, which produces MKRQRGFTLLEVTVALGIAAVLAVMTSQVLRQRLAVQQSVQQHQLGALCARELEARFAVEQLWPAQNSLAGVLAQGHGSCHWQLQMQGTGVRNLRRAELSLFADGERRESLGLYQLFLVRP
- the gspH gene encoding type II secretion system minor pseudopilin GspH: MSEQRGFSLLELLVVLFIAGLLTSLSVAWLDSGEAPAQQALERLAAASRAQAAEALHAGQIHGLRWNGQRPEFVRQVRDREGLRWQVEAVALGEWPALLRPDWPAAGEPRLVFTPNGVGRAQALRWHWPDGGEQWQWESAGRLQRTSLP
- the gspG gene encoding type II secretion system major pseudopilin GspG, yielding MRSNRFTQRGFTLMEIMVVIFIMGLLIAVVAPSVLGSQDKAMKQKVMADLSTFEQALDMYRLDNLRFPSNEQGLSALVAKPTVEPLPRAWRADGYIRRLPEDPWGQPYQYRSPGQHGRVDVYSLGADGVAGGEGIDADLGNWEL